The Drosophila mauritiana strain mau12 chromosome 2R, ASM438214v1, whole genome shotgun sequence genome has a segment encoding these proteins:
- the LOC117138174 gene encoding uncharacterized protein LOC117138174 isoform X3, with amino-acid sequence MEMGGLKRKLVDQSLNLLDTLNTALRCDAIQFLLQTLKCKYPEACDQVVRNLFSHIAAANDNGEAGGRAQQHELARTKQLQLLLTAKKEKKELGIGCEAEIKRENDEEEAGSTDLNQNFEKIPCKEEFLCLEEEEEDFLDDADTQNSSSLQFHTGNNVDALALGPGDPLELIQSGVSLLVKRKYAATFEDEDQLGGDADGNGDETNSNSSDGKMVKRMRTNNMHLTVSSVRRKEEHGQLGDGYVFHEDSQYTMRYHHSTGEFSERAFKAQFRALLRLALSQHYKPFLRQFYENFVVNGRLLGTTPSMRVLKELREQRLEEWRRQRERRQLVILMEQSEIQRDEEFQQQQEQEQLQNQEEVQQEQEQQQQQLEDIQQQQLEEIQRQQQLPAISFGDSELESETESQLSSAAQEIMKFEEFIDEGVGAGRLIDGLEMEPEIDDMLAGAGSMNSASGHSSNSSSSGSGSAGNGNGISGVILENNSHHSHHLSSSSANLVINGLTSSNSISNNNNNSNNVSLHRPQLTPQAQNQLAVSMKPSDHMPMSMPMENRDLKAVQAAHGTANAIMQGGSSSLASQLHQQQKHYNSSNNPLSMMGGMMQQQQQQHGGMPHQQRQMMMMPEDFPQHGASMMNSRQMPALAALSNLGDTPAVSGQLNSSLELDDNDLSADEDDDDLDHDLDELDAAKQQLIDGGSSSSTSLQAPPSQHGSGSGGSGGQTPGSKKDKPSYNCLLCPKSYRKRKSLLDHYKMHPGYCHDCGQRNGNTLEEIIHHNRTMHVKEFPFVCETCGESYSRKQQFHAHVESHNKKEIKTFPCGECGLKFPQKKLQQHFEETGHKADGAICEVCGEEFQSKNALYQHIIRVHKRDNFFECHICHNRFTLKANLERHVQLHTEIKRPYVCDLCGSSYFTYPALKEHYSNAHVDVSECKCTLCGKRFGSAKSLQRHLPSHSEERPHCCNYCDQTFKWKTHLVRHKQTMHGNEPPPPKKGKQRFPKTSEEADMGSLPDMPGPPPVKASKKAVTSKAKAQAAAAAAAAASSQQQQPKGSAATPTPPPPVSTTPGCLQQDQFNAAMVSSNSSQSSTASTSQHSVSTSESQQNSIYNQSFNAEKQQPGQQQPQNALHQQHATPPPPQQQQQQQAPPQSRVAPGELHLQRMNSFGQDGQFHFESNPAAGAYQQHQLISQYQQQQQQQQQQQQPQQQQHHLAQQQQQHMRSHTPQSPHPPHPSQLQQQQPQQHFSSPHHMPPMHHQHQLMMQQQHRHNQRSPLHHHPAAQQLQQQHQQPSHSPQHQHARLQSPQPAPVQQQQQQQQQQQQQFLQQQAADTWGNMNFGNPPNNQQVELKDNKFYIVESAEFLGLPMNVPPTPQQQQQQAVSKPQQQQQQHPQPQQPDPTLASDLMSFQHMWPAPGFSQTSQQQQPQQQQQQQATQQQQQQQQQQAQSQTNSSDPHNYNNIGSILTNLIDTNPAPMEYNFDLMQQQQTPSAQQQQQQQQQQAAQQQHHSAGAYGSGLMRSGGGVYGGAYEQHLSDQLVSEQQKQNSFQPYHPHGLQAQQQQPLHPHPHLLPPPAPHSNVYDRTGVGVGVGVGVGVGVGVGYPMLGDDTKGVLPPMMGGMMQQMPPHGQQPDLIYYPVKND; translated from the exons atggaaatgggcgGCTTGAAGCGGAAGTTG GTGGATCAATCACTAAATCTACTGGACACCCTCAACACGGCATTGCGGTGCGATGCTATTCAATTCTTGCTGCAGACGCTTAAGTGCAAATACCCGGAGGCCTGCGACCAAGTCGTCAGGAATCTGTTCAGTCACATAGCTGCGGCCAATGACAATGGCGAGGCTGGAGGCAGGGCGCAGCAGCATGAGCTAGCGAGGACGAAgcagctccagctgctgctgacCGCCAAGAAGGAGAAGAAGGAACTGGGAATCGGTTGCGAAGCGGAGATCAAGCGAGAGAACGATGAGGAGGAGGCGGGCTCGACGGATCTGAACCAGAATTTCGAGAAGATACCCTGCAAAGAGGAGTTCCTGTGCctcgaggaggaggaggaggacttTCTCGACGATGCGGACACGCAGAACTCGTCTTCCCTGCAGTTCCACACCGGCAACAATGTGGACGCCCTGGCCCTGGGCCCTGGCGATCCGCTGGAGCTGATCCAGTCCGGAGTTTCGCTGCTGGTCAAGCGGAAGTATGCTGCCACCTTCGAGGACGAGGACCAGCTGGGCGGTGATGCGGATGGGAATGGTGATGagaccaacagcaacagcagtgaCGGCAAGATGGTCAAGCGAATGCGCACCAACAACATGCACCTGACCGTGTCGAGTGTGCGACGGAAAGAGGAGCACGGCCAGTTGGGCGATGGCTATGTCTTCCACGAGGACAGCCAGTATACGATGCGATATCACCACAGCACCGGCGAGTTCAGCGAGCGGGCCTTTAAGGCCCAGTTCCGGGCTCTGCTCCGCCTGGCGCTCAGTCAGCACTACAAGCCCTTTCTCCGCCAGTTCTACGAGAACTTTGTTGTGAATGGACGCTTGCTGGGGACCACGCCCTCGATGCGGGTTCTAAAGGAGCTGCGCGAGCAGCGGCTGGAGGAGTGGCGTCGTCAGCGGGAACGCCGCCAACTGGTCATCCTGATGGAGCAGAGCGAGATTCAGCGGGACGAAGAgtttcagcagcagcaggagcaggagcagctgcagaACCAGGAGGAGGTCCAGCAGGAGCaagaacagcagcagcagcagttggaGGAtattcagcagcagcagctggaggagattcagcggcagcagcaattGCCGGCCATCTCGTTTGGCGACTCCGAATTGGAGTCGGAAACGGAATCGCAGCTGTCGTCGGCTGCCCAAGAGATTATGAAGTTCGAGGAGTTCATTGACGAGGGTGTAGGCGCTGGGCGTCTGATCGATGGTCTGGAGATGGAACCCGAGATCGATGACATGCTAGCTGGCGCCGGCAGTATGAACAGCGCCAGTGgacacagcagcaacagtagCAGCAGCGGAAGTGGGAGCGCCGGTAATGGGAATGGCATCAGCGGGGTGATCCTGGAGAACAATAGTCATCATTCGCATCACCT aagcagcagcagtgcaAATCTTGTGATCAACGGCCTTACGTCAAGCAATAGCATcagcaacaataataataacagcaaCAATGTCAGTCTACACCGCCCTCAACTGACGCCACAGGCGCAGAATCAGCTGGCAGTGTCGATGAAACCATCAGACCATATGCCCATGTCGATGCCCATGGAGAACAGGGATTTGAAAGCCGTACAGGCGGCTCATGGGACTGCCAACGCCATCATGCAGGGCGGTAGTTCGAGCCTCGCCAGCCAGCTTCATCAGCAGCAAAAACACTACAACTCAAGCAATAATCCGCTGTCTATGATGGGTGGAAtgatgcaacagcagcagcagcagcatggtGGTATGCCGCACCAGCAGCGccagatgatgatgatgccagAGGATTTCCCGCAACACGGAGCCTCAATGATGAACAGTCGACAGATGCCCGCTCTGGCCGCCTTGTCGAACCTGGGCGACACACCTGCTGTGAGTGGCCAGCTTAACTCCTCCCTAGAACTGGACGACAATGACCTGTCGGCGgatgaggacgacgacgatCTAGACCATGACCTGGACGAATTAGACGCGGCCAAGCAACAACTAATAGAtggcggcagcagtagcagcacaTCGCTACAGGCGCCACCATCGCAGCACGGTAGCGGTAGTGGAGGAAGTGGTGGCCAGACGCCCGGTAGCAAAAAGGACAAGCCCAGTTACAACTGCCTGCTCTGTCCCAAGTCGTATCGCAAGCGAAAGTCCCTGCTGGACCACTACAAAATGCATCCGGGCTACTGCCACGACTGCGGTCAGCGCAACGGGAACACGCTGGAG GAAATAATCCACCACAACCGGACAATGCATGTCAAGGAGTTTCCGTTTGTGTGTGAGACGTGCGGAGAGTCGTACTCCCGCAAACAGCAGTTCCACGCACACGTGGAGTCGCACAATAAGAAGGAAATCAAAA CCTTTCCCTGCGGCGAGTGCGGTCTTAAGTTTCCGCAAAAGAAACTGCAGCAACACTTCGAGGAGACGGGCCACAAGGCGGACGGCGCTATCTGCGAGGTGTGCGGCGAGGAGTTCCAGTCGAAGAATGCCCTGTACCAGCACATTATTCGTGTGCACAAGCGCGACAACTTCTTCGAGTGCCACATTTGCCATAACCGCTTCACGCTGAAAGCCAACCTGGAGCGGCACGTCCAGCTGCACACCGAGATCAAACGGCCCTACGTGTGCGATCTGTGCGGCTCGTCGTACTTCACATATCCCGCGCTCAAGGAGCACTACAGCAACGCCCACGTGGACGTATCCGAGTGCAAATGCACGCTGTGCGGCAAACGCTTCGGATCGGCCAAGTCGCTGCAGCGGCACCTGCCGTCGCACTCGGAGGAGAGGCCGCACTGCTGCAACTATTGCGATCAG ACCTTCAAGTGGAAAACGCATCTGGTGCGCCACAAGCAGACAATGCACGGAAACGAGCCACCTCCGCCTAAGAAGGGAAAGCAGCGCTTTCCCAAAACAAGCGAAGAAG CAGATATGGGAAGCTTACCGGACATGCCGGGTCCACCGCCTGTGAAGGCCAGCAAGAAGGCAGTAACCAGCAAGGCAAAAGCGCAGGCAGcggccgccgcagcagcagcagcatcatcccagcaacaacaaccgaaGGGCTCTGCAGCCACGCCGACTCCGCCGCCGCCGGTCTCCACCACACCGGGATGCCTGCAACAGGATCAATTCAATGCGGCCATGGTTAGCAGCAACAGCTCGCAGTCCTCCACGGCGTCCACGTCGCAACACTCGGTGTCGACGAGTGAATCTCAGCAGAATTCCATATACAATCAGAGCTTTAATGCGGAGAAACAGCAGCCAGGACAGCAGCAGCCCCAAAATGCCTTGCATCAGCAACATGCaacgccgccaccgccgcagcagcaacaacaacagcaggcgCCGCCACAGTCACGAGTTGCGCCCGGAGAACTGCATCTGCAGCGGATGAATAGTTTCGGCCAGGACGGACAATTTCACTTTGAGTCCAATCCGGCAGCTGGTGCCTATCAGCAGCATCAACTGATCAGCCAGtatcagcaacaacaacagcagcagcaacaacagcagcagccccagcagcaacaacatcatctcgcccaacagcagcagcagcatatGAGGAGTCACACGCCGCAGAGTCCACATCCTCCGCATCCTTCGCAGCTTCAACAACAGCAGCCCCAACAGCACTTTAGCTCTCCGCACCACATGCCGCCAATGCACCATCAACACCAGCTGAtgatgcaacagcaacatcgcCACAATCAGCGCTCGCCTCTTCACCATCATCCTGCGGCGCAGCagcttcagcagcagcatcagcaaccaTCGCATTCCCCACAGCATCAGCATGCGAGACTGCAGTCGCCACAACCTGCTCCagtacaacaacaacagcagcagcagcaacaacagcagcagcagtttcTGCAGCAACAGGCTGCCGACACGTGGGGCAACATGAACTTTGGCAATCCGCCGAACAATCAGCAGGTGGAGCTCAAGGATAACAAATTCTATATTGTGGAATCGGCCGAGTTCCTAGGTCTTCCAATGAATGTGCCGCCAactccgcagcagcagcaacagcaagcAGTAAGCAAaccccagcagcagcagcaacaacacccACAACCGCAGCAGCCAGATCCAACCCTTGCTAGTGATCTGATGAGCTTCCAGCATATGTGGCCGGCGCCTGGTTTTAGCCAGACttcacagcagcagcagccacagcagcaacaacagcagcaagcgacgcagcagcaacaacagcagcagcaacagcaggcgcAAAGTCAGACAAACTCAAGTGATCCccacaactacaacaacatcGGCAGCATACTAACGAATCTCATTGACACAAATCCCGCGCCAATGGAGTACAACTTCGATctgatgcagcagcaacaaacgCCATCAgcccaacagcagcagcagcagcaacaacagcaggcggcgcagcagcaacatcacaGTGCCGGTGCATATGGGAGCGGCTTGATGCGCAGCGGAGGCGGCGTTTACGGAGGCGCCTACGAGCAGCACTTGAGTGACCAGCTGGTGAGCGAAcagcagaaacagaacagcTTTCAACCCTACCACCCACATGGCCTGCAggcgcagcaacagcagccactGCATCCGCACCCCCATCTGTTACCCCCGCCAGCGCCGCATAGCAACGTGTACGATCGCACGGGAGTTGGAGTCGGTGTCGGAGTGGGCGTAGGCGTGGGAGTCGGCGTGGGCTATCCGATGCTGGGAGACGATACCAAGGGCGTGCTGCCGCCCATGATGGGCGGCATGATGCAGCAAATGCCGCCGCACGGCCAGCAGCCGGATCTAATCTACTACCCAGTGAAGAACGATTGA
- the LOC117138174 gene encoding uncharacterized protein LOC117138174 isoform X4 yields the protein MEMGGLKRKLVDQSLNLLDTLNTALRCDAIQFLLQTLKCKYPEACDQVVRNLFSHIAAANDNGEAGGRAQQHELARTKQLQLLLTAKKEKKELGIGCEAEIKRENDEEEAGSTDLNQNFEKIPCKEEFLCLEEEEEDFLDDADTQNSSSLQFHTGNNVDALALGPGDPLELIQSGVSLLVKRKYAATFEDEDQLGGDADGNGDETNSNSSDGKMVKRMRTNNMHLTVSSVRRKEEHGQLGDGYVFHEDSQYTMRYHHSTGEFSERAFKAQFRALLRLALSQHYKPFLRQFYENFVVNGRLLGTTPSMRVLKELREQRLEEWRRQRERRQLVILMEQSEIQRDEEFQQQQEQEQLQNQEEVQQEQEQQQQQLEDIQQQQLEEIQRQQQLPAISFGDSELESETESQLSSAAQEIMKFEEFIDEGVGAGRLIDGLEMEPEIDDMLAGAGSMNSASGHSSNSSSSGSGSAGNGNGISGVILENNSHHSHHLSSSSANLVINGLTSSNSISNNNNNSNNVSLHRPQLTPQAQNQLAVSMKPSDHMPMSMPMENRDLKAVQAAHGTANAIMQGGSSSLASQLHQQQKHYNSSNNPLSMMGGMMQQQQQQHGGMPHQQRQMMMMPEDFPQHGASMMNSRQMPALAALSNLGDTPAVSGQLNSSLELDDNDLSADEDDDDLDHDLDELDAAKQQLIDGGSSSSTSLQAPPSQHGSGSGGSGGQTPGSKKDKPSYNCLLCPKSYRKRKSLLDHYKMHPGYCHDCGQRNGNTLEEIIHHNRTMHVKEFPFVCETCGESYSRKQQFHAHVESHNKKEIKTFPCGECGLKFPQKKLQQHFEETGHKADGAICEVCGEEFQSKNALYQHIIRVHKRDNFFECHICHNRFTLKANLERHVQLHTEIKRPYVCDLCGSSYFTYPALKEHYSNAHVDVSECKCTLCGKRFGSAKSLQRHLPSHSEERPHCCNYCDQTFKWKTHLVRHKQTMHGNEPPPPKKGKQRFPKTSEEDMGSLPDMPGPPPVKASKKAVTSKAKAQAAAAAAAAASSQQQQPKGSAATPTPPPPVSTTPGCLQQDQFNAAMVSSNSSQSSTASTSQHSVSTSESQQNSIYNQSFNAEKQQPGQQQPQNALHQQHATPPPPQQQQQQQAPPQSRVAPGELHLQRMNSFGQDGQFHFESNPAAGAYQQHQLISQYQQQQQQQQQQQQPQQQQHHLAQQQQQHMRSHTPQSPHPPHPSQLQQQQPQQHFSSPHHMPPMHHQHQLMMQQQHRHNQRSPLHHHPAAQQLQQQHQQPSHSPQHQHARLQSPQPAPVQQQQQQQQQQQQQFLQQQAADTWGNMNFGNPPNNQQVELKDNKFYIVESAEFLGLPMNVPPTPQQQQQQAVSKPQQQQQQHPQPQQPDPTLASDLMSFQHMWPAPGFSQTSQQQQPQQQQQQQATQQQQQQQQQQAQSQTNSSDPHNYNNIGSILTNLIDTNPAPMEYNFDLMQQQQTPSAQQQQQQQQQQAAQQQHHSAGAYGSGLMRSGGGVYGGAYEQHLSDQLVSEQQKQNSFQPYHPHGLQAQQQQPLHPHPHLLPPPAPHSNVYDRTGVGVGVGVGVGVGVGVGYPMLGDDTKGVLPPMMGGMMQQMPPHGQQPDLIYYPVKND from the exons atggaaatgggcgGCTTGAAGCGGAAGTTG GTGGATCAATCACTAAATCTACTGGACACCCTCAACACGGCATTGCGGTGCGATGCTATTCAATTCTTGCTGCAGACGCTTAAGTGCAAATACCCGGAGGCCTGCGACCAAGTCGTCAGGAATCTGTTCAGTCACATAGCTGCGGCCAATGACAATGGCGAGGCTGGAGGCAGGGCGCAGCAGCATGAGCTAGCGAGGACGAAgcagctccagctgctgctgacCGCCAAGAAGGAGAAGAAGGAACTGGGAATCGGTTGCGAAGCGGAGATCAAGCGAGAGAACGATGAGGAGGAGGCGGGCTCGACGGATCTGAACCAGAATTTCGAGAAGATACCCTGCAAAGAGGAGTTCCTGTGCctcgaggaggaggaggaggacttTCTCGACGATGCGGACACGCAGAACTCGTCTTCCCTGCAGTTCCACACCGGCAACAATGTGGACGCCCTGGCCCTGGGCCCTGGCGATCCGCTGGAGCTGATCCAGTCCGGAGTTTCGCTGCTGGTCAAGCGGAAGTATGCTGCCACCTTCGAGGACGAGGACCAGCTGGGCGGTGATGCGGATGGGAATGGTGATGagaccaacagcaacagcagtgaCGGCAAGATGGTCAAGCGAATGCGCACCAACAACATGCACCTGACCGTGTCGAGTGTGCGACGGAAAGAGGAGCACGGCCAGTTGGGCGATGGCTATGTCTTCCACGAGGACAGCCAGTATACGATGCGATATCACCACAGCACCGGCGAGTTCAGCGAGCGGGCCTTTAAGGCCCAGTTCCGGGCTCTGCTCCGCCTGGCGCTCAGTCAGCACTACAAGCCCTTTCTCCGCCAGTTCTACGAGAACTTTGTTGTGAATGGACGCTTGCTGGGGACCACGCCCTCGATGCGGGTTCTAAAGGAGCTGCGCGAGCAGCGGCTGGAGGAGTGGCGTCGTCAGCGGGAACGCCGCCAACTGGTCATCCTGATGGAGCAGAGCGAGATTCAGCGGGACGAAGAgtttcagcagcagcaggagcaggagcagctgcagaACCAGGAGGAGGTCCAGCAGGAGCaagaacagcagcagcagcagttggaGGAtattcagcagcagcagctggaggagattcagcggcagcagcaattGCCGGCCATCTCGTTTGGCGACTCCGAATTGGAGTCGGAAACGGAATCGCAGCTGTCGTCGGCTGCCCAAGAGATTATGAAGTTCGAGGAGTTCATTGACGAGGGTGTAGGCGCTGGGCGTCTGATCGATGGTCTGGAGATGGAACCCGAGATCGATGACATGCTAGCTGGCGCCGGCAGTATGAACAGCGCCAGTGgacacagcagcaacagtagCAGCAGCGGAAGTGGGAGCGCCGGTAATGGGAATGGCATCAGCGGGGTGATCCTGGAGAACAATAGTCATCATTCGCATCACCT aagcagcagcagtgcaAATCTTGTGATCAACGGCCTTACGTCAAGCAATAGCATcagcaacaataataataacagcaaCAATGTCAGTCTACACCGCCCTCAACTGACGCCACAGGCGCAGAATCAGCTGGCAGTGTCGATGAAACCATCAGACCATATGCCCATGTCGATGCCCATGGAGAACAGGGATTTGAAAGCCGTACAGGCGGCTCATGGGACTGCCAACGCCATCATGCAGGGCGGTAGTTCGAGCCTCGCCAGCCAGCTTCATCAGCAGCAAAAACACTACAACTCAAGCAATAATCCGCTGTCTATGATGGGTGGAAtgatgcaacagcagcagcagcagcatggtGGTATGCCGCACCAGCAGCGccagatgatgatgatgccagAGGATTTCCCGCAACACGGAGCCTCAATGATGAACAGTCGACAGATGCCCGCTCTGGCCGCCTTGTCGAACCTGGGCGACACACCTGCTGTGAGTGGCCAGCTTAACTCCTCCCTAGAACTGGACGACAATGACCTGTCGGCGgatgaggacgacgacgatCTAGACCATGACCTGGACGAATTAGACGCGGCCAAGCAACAACTAATAGAtggcggcagcagtagcagcacaTCGCTACAGGCGCCACCATCGCAGCACGGTAGCGGTAGTGGAGGAAGTGGTGGCCAGACGCCCGGTAGCAAAAAGGACAAGCCCAGTTACAACTGCCTGCTCTGTCCCAAGTCGTATCGCAAGCGAAAGTCCCTGCTGGACCACTACAAAATGCATCCGGGCTACTGCCACGACTGCGGTCAGCGCAACGGGAACACGCTGGAG GAAATAATCCACCACAACCGGACAATGCATGTCAAGGAGTTTCCGTTTGTGTGTGAGACGTGCGGAGAGTCGTACTCCCGCAAACAGCAGTTCCACGCACACGTGGAGTCGCACAATAAGAAGGAAATCAAAA CCTTTCCCTGCGGCGAGTGCGGTCTTAAGTTTCCGCAAAAGAAACTGCAGCAACACTTCGAGGAGACGGGCCACAAGGCGGACGGCGCTATCTGCGAGGTGTGCGGCGAGGAGTTCCAGTCGAAGAATGCCCTGTACCAGCACATTATTCGTGTGCACAAGCGCGACAACTTCTTCGAGTGCCACATTTGCCATAACCGCTTCACGCTGAAAGCCAACCTGGAGCGGCACGTCCAGCTGCACACCGAGATCAAACGGCCCTACGTGTGCGATCTGTGCGGCTCGTCGTACTTCACATATCCCGCGCTCAAGGAGCACTACAGCAACGCCCACGTGGACGTATCCGAGTGCAAATGCACGCTGTGCGGCAAACGCTTCGGATCGGCCAAGTCGCTGCAGCGGCACCTGCCGTCGCACTCGGAGGAGAGGCCGCACTGCTGCAACTATTGCGATCAG ACCTTCAAGTGGAAAACGCATCTGGTGCGCCACAAGCAGACAATGCACGGAAACGAGCCACCTCCGCCTAAGAAGGGAAAGCAGCGCTTTCCCAAAACAAGCGAAGAAG ATATGGGAAGCTTACCGGACATGCCGGGTCCACCGCCTGTGAAGGCCAGCAAGAAGGCAGTAACCAGCAAGGCAAAAGCGCAGGCAGcggccgccgcagcagcagcagcatcatcccagcaacaacaaccgaaGGGCTCTGCAGCCACGCCGACTCCGCCGCCGCCGGTCTCCACCACACCGGGATGCCTGCAACAGGATCAATTCAATGCGGCCATGGTTAGCAGCAACAGCTCGCAGTCCTCCACGGCGTCCACGTCGCAACACTCGGTGTCGACGAGTGAATCTCAGCAGAATTCCATATACAATCAGAGCTTTAATGCGGAGAAACAGCAGCCAGGACAGCAGCAGCCCCAAAATGCCTTGCATCAGCAACATGCaacgccgccaccgccgcagcagcaacaacaacagcaggcgCCGCCACAGTCACGAGTTGCGCCCGGAGAACTGCATCTGCAGCGGATGAATAGTTTCGGCCAGGACGGACAATTTCACTTTGAGTCCAATCCGGCAGCTGGTGCCTATCAGCAGCATCAACTGATCAGCCAGtatcagcaacaacaacagcagcagcaacaacagcagcagccccagcagcaacaacatcatctcgcccaacagcagcagcagcatatGAGGAGTCACACGCCGCAGAGTCCACATCCTCCGCATCCTTCGCAGCTTCAACAACAGCAGCCCCAACAGCACTTTAGCTCTCCGCACCACATGCCGCCAATGCACCATCAACACCAGCTGAtgatgcaacagcaacatcgcCACAATCAGCGCTCGCCTCTTCACCATCATCCTGCGGCGCAGCagcttcagcagcagcatcagcaaccaTCGCATTCCCCACAGCATCAGCATGCGAGACTGCAGTCGCCACAACCTGCTCCagtacaacaacaacagcagcagcagcaacaacagcagcagcagtttcTGCAGCAACAGGCTGCCGACACGTGGGGCAACATGAACTTTGGCAATCCGCCGAACAATCAGCAGGTGGAGCTCAAGGATAACAAATTCTATATTGTGGAATCGGCCGAGTTCCTAGGTCTTCCAATGAATGTGCCGCCAactccgcagcagcagcaacagcaagcAGTAAGCAAaccccagcagcagcagcaacaacacccACAACCGCAGCAGCCAGATCCAACCCTTGCTAGTGATCTGATGAGCTTCCAGCATATGTGGCCGGCGCCTGGTTTTAGCCAGACttcacagcagcagcagccacagcagcaacaacagcagcaagcgacgcagcagcaacaacagcagcagcaacagcaggcgcAAAGTCAGACAAACTCAAGTGATCCccacaactacaacaacatcGGCAGCATACTAACGAATCTCATTGACACAAATCCCGCGCCAATGGAGTACAACTTCGATctgatgcagcagcaacaaacgCCATCAgcccaacagcagcagcagcagcaacaacagcaggcggcgcagcagcaacatcacaGTGCCGGTGCATATGGGAGCGGCTTGATGCGCAGCGGAGGCGGCGTTTACGGAGGCGCCTACGAGCAGCACTTGAGTGACCAGCTGGTGAGCGAAcagcagaaacagaacagcTTTCAACCCTACCACCCACATGGCCTGCAggcgcagcaacagcagccactGCATCCGCACCCCCATCTGTTACCCCCGCCAGCGCCGCATAGCAACGTGTACGATCGCACGGGAGTTGGAGTCGGTGTCGGAGTGGGCGTAGGCGTGGGAGTCGGCGTGGGCTATCCGATGCTGGGAGACGATACCAAGGGCGTGCTGCCGCCCATGATGGGCGGCATGATGCAGCAAATGCCGCCGCACGGCCAGCAGCCGGATCTAATCTACTACCCAGTGAAGAACGATTGA